In a single window of the Nakaseomyces glabratus chromosome B, complete sequence genome:
- the PAF1 gene encoding Paf1p (CAGL0B03333g~Ortholog(s) have RNA polymerase II C-terminal domain phosphoserine binding, chromatin binding, transcription factor activity and RNA polymerase II core promoter sequence-specific, more), translating to MSKKQDYVAKIKFQNNLPAPLLPPKLLAVPERPEENVDSPQLIDSLYVKTNVTPLIKIDNDLGMPLDLMQIPGLLNRQDKKFLYALDGSIKLHPEDRVLLRDPRVDRLTKTDMSKVTFLRRTEYVSSSITQVDGGKKRGVNALGKRMRRDSDEAILNASQIVEKVESTFESTAKNLDKLQHPVKKKLKAVKTWSLLPDTASMDQNYFTLRLVGSAAFDAQEKKKLALSTAIFRPVELEEDEWISMYTTDGKDSENLKDDMERNLEDQLNADDIADKNYKFKRVRDFDMKHVKQAQEGISTINNEDGFNELAIVLNDERGIAFYKPLRSRIELRRRRVADAIRPIVREHNIDQLNVTLRNATPKEANVRDHLRMKYDPINFAAVDEEELDGEEQQETKSEELPNEGETQNEAEKDEDIDGDINEAGEKGRDENSPSGSI from the coding sequence ATGTCGAAAAAACAAGACTATGTCGCTAAGATAAAATTTCAGAACAACCTGCCAGCACCACTGCTGCCACCTAAGCTATTGGCTGTTCCCGAACGTCCTGAGGAGAATGTGGATTCACCGCAGCTCATTGACTCTCTTTACGTGAAGACCAATGTTACCCCATTGATTAAAATCGACAACGATTTAGGTATGCCATTGGATTTGATGCAGATACCGGGCCTTCTTAACCGTCAGGATAAGAAGTTTCTTTACGCACTTGATGGTAGCATCAAACTTCATCCAGAAGATCGTGTACTGCTCCGTGATCCGAGGGTAGATAGACTAACGAAAACTGATATGTCCAAGGTCACATTCTTGAGAAGGACAGAGTATGTTTCATCTTCTATAACACAAGTCGATGGTGGTAAGAAACGTGGTGTTAATGCTCTTGGTAAGAGAATGAGGAGAGATTCTGACGAAGCAATTTTGAATGCCTCGCAGATTGTCGAGAAGGTTGAAAGTACATTCGAATCTACCGCAAAGAATCTAGATAAGTTACAACATCCagtcaaaaagaaattgaaggcTGTGAAGACCTGGAGTCTGTTGCCTGACACTGCTTCTATGGATCAAAATTACTTCACATTAAGATTGGTGGGCAGTGCCGCATTTGATGctcaagaaaagaagaagttagCCCTATCCACAGCCATTTTCAGGCCAGTAGAGTTGGAAGAGGACGAATGGATATCTATGTACACCACAGATGGTAAAGACTCTGAGAACTTAAAGGATGATATGGAAAGAAACTTGGAAGACCAACTGAACGCAGATGATATCGCAGACAAGAATTACAAATTTAAGAGAGTAAGGGACTTTGATATGAAGCATGTAAAACAAGCTCAAGAAGGTATATCAACTataaataatgaagatGGTTTCAATGAACTAGCCATTGTATTAAACGATGAGAGAGGTATCGCTTTCTACAAGCCTTTGAGATCCAGAATTGAATTGAGACGTAGACGTGTAGCAGATGCTATAAGGCCAATTGTAAGAGAGCATAACATTGATCAATTGAATGTTACATTAAGAAACGCCACTCCAAAGGAGGCTAATGTGAGAGATCATTTGAGAATGAAGTATGATCCTATCAACTTTGCCGCAgtcgatgaagaagaattggatGGAGAAGAGCAACAGGAAACTAAATCTGAAGAACTCCCTAATGAAGGCGAAACACAAAATGAGGCAgaaaaagatgaagatattgatggaGATATTAATGAAGCGGGAGAAAAAGGAAGAGATGAAAATTCACCAAGTGGTAGTATTTAG
- the DPB3 gene encoding DNA polymerase epsilon noncatalytic subunit (CAGL0B03355g~Putative DNA polymerase II subunit; gene is upregulated in azole-resistant strain), which translates to MSMSEEEKMVLQQKIRDRTPKLPISKVKRIGKVDPESILTSNMAYVATAFATELFVQSFVEQALFGAQLRRGKKKAGLRLTNDALVECVRNRDDYIFLEDVVRHIEKPKTSSGLHKLSAKPVGQGQEAEQKDASMEEDIPEEDLQEDDEMDVDETEPAERPAASKASDVNKASASAKSILSAFKYAPESAPQIHGSTQTEEDEGDEKEEDEDEEEEIDPEVQTQLQEVEKMNVVADLDEESEVSSDEDEASADDG; encoded by the coding sequence ATGTCAATGAGTGAAGAGGAGAAGATGGTGTTGCAACAGAAGATACGCGACCGGACGCCCAAACTGCCGATATCCAAGGTGAAACGTATAGGTAAAGTGGATCCTGAGAGCATTCTCACGTCTAATATGGCATATGTGGCCACTGCCTTTGCTACGGAGCTATTTGTACAGTCGTTTGTTGAGCAAGCGCTATTTGGTGCTCAGTTGAGGAGAGGCAAGAAGAAAGCAGGGCTGCGATTGACTAACGATGCATTGGTTGAGTGTGTTAGAAACAGAGAcgattatatttttttggaagATGTGGTACGGCATATAGAGAAGCCCAAGACTTCCAGTGGTCTTCACAAATTATCAGCCAAGCCGGTGGGGCAAGGTCAAGAAGCAGAGCAAAAGGACGCGTCAATGGAAGAGGATATACCCGAGGAAGATTtacaagaagatgatgagaTGGATGTAGACGAGACTGAACCAGCCGAACGTCCAGCTGCAAGCAAAGCTAGTGATGTTAATAAAGCATCCGCTTCGGCGAAATCAATATTATCAGCTTTCAAATATGCTCCAGAATCAGCTCCTCAAATTCATGGAAGTACACAAACCGAAGAAGATGAGGGTGATGAgaaggaagaagatgaagatgaagaagaagagatagACCCAGAAGTACAAACACAGCTGCAAGAAGTAGAAAAAATGAACGTTGTTGCTGatcttgatgaagaatcCGAAGTTTCCtctgatgaagacgaaGCATCGGCAGATGATGGGTGA
- the PPS1 gene encoding tyrosine/serine/threonine protein phosphatase PPS1 (CAGL0B03377g~Ortholog(s) have protein tyrosine/serine/threonine phosphatase activity and role in inactivation of MAPK activity, nuclear DNA replication, protein dephosphorylation, regulation of spore germination) → MIPAEDAYITVEKSWKQSTLPPCSDMFPWAHEFYVNSPRPSYAGSAIILRSKTTRDKTIDNIARFRGSVDLADVFMSWPNVTDMSTNDISLEDEILSLNIGFTKQMVDLCKHAGVMPFLKTDVPAYSQFHLKRMRNRVMNRHHSASLSSASCRSSRSPESNINPLRRFDLQCAKMIEIAQHILVYCLHFENGRDHLQCKTCQMVTDIIKLALFHLRAKINIEQTDLGYNQIIDYIGFSSFADLPTGFLVVPLNHVRDVIISQNNETRQHQLISQYDILRFNNWDSDLKYHENMELAIFTSATNIDDTIWVGNHQDNVNYRKQFALRELGKYQKPKTVMNAPSVDRSIINVDAISYDDSSLCSEKLYYIPSIEVPWILFIKCNESSSLPSSEILENTLTSILNAHTDEGEFTPRKSKSLDFPSSGSIALGQLNIASVEVLLNTCYLIYQVYASTKFQALLYCSNGYTETSLLLIAYLIFLWDIPLEETLLRLHKEYGRPYFLFHADLQILGHLQSILREFSPNRKSNSTKYLESVKTYLVTQDPKDLLRLSITSEMFSNIFLFKLPSSSNFTNLKGPLPSKILDHLYLGSLEHAEKPELLKKLGITHILSVGERLSWVFNHESKRSKCEEWYSNWKIIEKQGIQICWIQNLEDNGVDPIINQLTHALEFIDTCYKQNGKILVHCMVGVSRSATVCIAECMKRLKCDVMRAYLYVRVRRLNIIIQPHLMFMYELEKWAEEYTEQKTPKTEWHLLCREISKLNCKYD, encoded by the coding sequence ATGATTCCTGCCGAGGATGCGTACATAACAGTAGAGAAGAGCTGGAAGCAGTCTACACTGCCTCCTTGTTCCGATATGTTTCCGTGGGCTCATGAGTTTTATGTGAATTCGCCGAGGCCTTCATATGCGGGGTCGGCTATTATCTTGAGATCGAAGACAACAAGAGATAAGACGATCGATAATATTGCAAGGTTCAGAGGATCGGTAGACCTGGCGGACGTGTTTATGTCATGGCCTAATGTGACTGACATGTCTACAAACGATATTTCTTTAGAAGATGAAATACTGTCGTTAAATATAGGTTTCACCAAACAAATGGTCGATCTTTGTAAACATGCCGGTGTAATGCCCTTTCTAAAGACAGATGTTCCAGCATATTCCCAATTTCATCTAAAGCGTATGCGAAATAGAGTGATGAATAGACATCATTCCGCAAGTCTTTCGAGCGCCAGTTGCCGTTCTTCCAGATCACCCGAGTCGAACATAAACCCACTAAGGCGGTTTGATTTACAATGCGCTAAAATGATTGAAATAGCACAGCATATTTTAGTGTATTGTTTACATTTTGAGAATGGCAGAGACCATTTGCAATGCAAAACATGCCAAATGGTGACAGATATTATAAAGCTAGCTCTATTTCACCTGCGAGCTAAAATCAATATAGAGCAAACTGACCTTGGCTATAATCAGATAATTGACTATATAGGGTTTTCTAGCTTTGCTGATCTTCCAACGGGATTTTTAGTGGTACCCTTGAATCATGTTAGGGATGTGATAATCTCGCAAAACAATGAAACGCGACAGCATCAATTGATTTCACAATATGATATATTGAGATTTAACAATTGGGATAGTGATTTGAAATATCATGAGAATATGGAGTTGGCTATCTTTACGTCTGCGAccaatattgatgatacAATATGGGTTGGTAATCACCAAGACAACGTTAATTATAGAAAACAATTTGCCCTTAGGGAATTGGGTAAATAccaaaaaccaaaaactgTAATGAATGCACCCTCTGTGGATAGATCAATAATTAATGTAGATGCAATAAGTTATGATGATTCTAGTCTTTGCAGTGAAAAGTTGTATTACATTCCAAGCATAGAGGTGCCCTGGATTTTGTTTATTAAATGTAATGAATCCTCATCGTTACCATCATCTGAGATATTGGAGAATACATTAACATCTATATTGAATGCACATACTGATGAAGGTGAATTCACCCCGAGGAAAAGTAAATCGCTTGATTTTCCATCCAGTGGATCCATTGCGCTAGGTCAACTAAATATAGCATCCGTCGAAGTACTCCTTAACACTTGCTACCTAATATACCAGGTTTATGCATCCACTAAATTTCAAGCATTGCTATATTGTAGTAATGGTTATACAGAGACTTCTCTTCTATTAATTGcatatttgatatttttgtgGGATATACCGTTGGAAGAAACGCTACTGAGACTACATAAAGAGTATGGCCGGccttattttcttttccatgCGGACTTACAAATACTAGGCCACCTTCAATCAATTTTGCGAGAGTTCAGTCCTAATCGCAAGTCTAACAGTACCAAATATTTAGAATCGGTCAAGACGTACTTGGTCACGCAAGACCCAAAAGATCTGTTACGCTTATCGATAACCTCTGAGATGTTTAGcaatatattcttattCAAACTACCTTCATCGTCCAACTTTACGAACCTAAAAGGGCCACTACCGTCAAAAATTCTTGATCATCTATACCTTGGCTCTTTGGAACACGCCGAGAAGCCAGAGCTTCTCAAGAAACTTGGCATCACCCATATTTTATCTGTCGGAGAGAGGCTTTCGTGGGTATTTAACCATGAAAGTAAAAGAAGCAAGTGTGAAGAATGGTACTCCAATTGGAAGATTATAGAAAAGCAAGGCATTCAAATTTGCTGGATACAAAATCTAGAAGATAATGGTGTTGATCCTATCATAAACCAACTCACACATGCATTAGAGTTCATCGACACCTGCTACAAACAGAATGGTAAGATATTGGTACACTGCATGGTCGGTGTGTCGAGATCGGCTACTGTATGCATTGCTGAATGTATGAAAAGATTGAAATGTGACGTAATGCGAGCATACCTCTACGTAAGAGTACGAAGATTGAACATAATTATACAACCTCACTTAATGTTCATGTATGAACTAGAAAAGTGGGCAGAAGAGTACACCGAACAGAAAACACCAAAGACGGAATGGCATCTGCTGTGCAGAGAAATATCCAAATTGAATTGCAAATATGACTAG
- the SAF1 gene encoding SCF ubiquitin ligase complex subunit SAF1 (CAGL0B03311g~Ortholog(s) have ubiquitin-protein transferase activity, role in SCF-dependent proteasomal ubiquitin-dependent protein catabolic process and SCF ubiquitin ligase complex localization) has protein sequence MSTLSYDSQISGRAQTQHQANKSDKEGIHVLPPDIVQSTLPYLEPEDIKNLSYTNRYYHNLLDYESSMTLWHDLFHKAFVPEYTSAEPFQAENTVEFKTCAEVIMMNKYPDLDWHERYLIRENNAELYTWGCLKHARLGYTVSSNRFLEQDHLNGSLRIKIGVNAPTKMPWFDNDGSESFLADDRVVSQLTCGGFAFQVLTKSGKLFNTGSTFSGGHKGPSTPEGEADVNPFRELTRALERSHTSNMTTGGPTPINLTGTFPRRASYGGSQASYVGVPTSGPHEDIYDKLNRLENIFNQGVPGNDHVKRLFTMDSVRLSDLIDSNGNIIDIDISNEQIDCNKFVAISAGRSHILALDDKNRLYSWDSPETDVGVRINFEFLHDSNERPILKIDSGWDFNCVFIHSVGLVLWNRRDALRKGDAYAKAHYKIIPNTGIINSSNRVLDFSCTQNNTVYYITREGSCLWQYSNGLTEAINLPIEGKLSKLIACFASLIVFDNRKNCYSLKLNSGKIDITSLTKLELEDPDEYFIQLASGDYHTLGLTQKGNIYTWGIESQSCGCLGLGSQDRRNTPHNFITLQNVTVQRPAKIDLGENRTCVAVAAGGWQSGAIIINNNDSSRS, from the coding sequence ATGTCTACACTATCTTATGATTCCCAAATCAGCGGGCGGGCCCAAACACAACATCAGGCGAATAAGAGCGATAAGGAAGGTATACATGTGCTACCACCTGATATTGTGCAGTCCACTCTGCCCTACCTCGAACCTGAAGATATCAAGAACCTGTCTTACACCAACAGGTACTACCACAATCTGCTAGACTATGAGAGTTCGATGACTCTGTGGCATGACCTGTTCCACAAGGCATTTGTGCCAGAATACACCAGTGCCGAACCCTTTCAAGCCGAGAATACTGTGGAGTTCAAGACTTGTGCTGAGGTGATCATGATGAATAAATATCCCGACTTGGATTGGCATGAACGGTACCTGATCCGTGAGAACAATGCGGAGTTATATACCTGGGGCTGCCTCAAACATGCCAGACTCGGGTACACAGTATCTTCCAACAGATTCCTGGAACAAGACCATTTGAATGGTTCACTGCGCATAAAGATTGGTGTAAACGCACCTACCAAGATGCCTTGGTTCGACAATGATGGATCGGAGAGTTTCTTAGCAGATGATAGGGTGGTTTCTCAACTTACATGTGGTGGGTTTGCATTCCAAGTACTCACCAAGTCTGGGAAACTCTTCAATACAGGATCCACGTTTAGTGGTGGCCATAAAGGCCCTAGCACACCTGAGGGAGAAGCTGATGTAAACCCTTTTCGAGAATTAACTAGGGCATTAGAAAGATCGCATACTTCCAACATGACAACTGGAGGACCAACTCCCATTAACCTTACAGGCACCTTCCCCAGACGAGCCAGTTATGGTGGCTCACAGGCCAGCTATGTTGGTGTCCCCACATCGGGACCCCATGAAGATATTTATGATAAACTCAATAGACTAGAGAATATATTTAACCAAGGGGTACCTGGAAATGATCATGTGAAAAGATTATTTACAATGGACTCTGTTAGGCTTAGCGATTTAATCGATAGCAATGGAAACATTATTGACATCGATATATCCAACGAACAAATTGACTGCAATAAATTTGTGGCCATTTCTGCAGGCAGAAGTCACATACTTGCTCttgatgataaaaatagattATATTCATGGGACTCACCAGAGACAGATGTCGGTGTAAgaataaattttgaatttctaCATGACAGTAACGAAAGACCTATACTAAAAATTGATAGTGGCTGGGACTTTAATTGCGTTTTCATCCATTCCGTTGGATTGGTATTATGGAATAGACGGGATGCTCTTCGGAAAGGGGATGCTTATGCGAAAGCCCATTACAAAATAATTCCCAATACAGGAATTATTAACAGCTCTAACCGAGTACTTGATTTTTCTTGCACACAAAATAACACTGTCTACTATATCACAAGAGAAGGTTCTTGCTTATGGCAATATTCGAATGGACTTACAGAAGCTATCAATCTACCAATTGAAGGAAAACTTTCCAAATTGATTGCTTGTTTTGCTTCCTTAATTGTATTTGATAATCGCAAAAACTGCTATAGTTTAAAGCTTAACAGTGGTAAAATCGACATTACTTCTCTGACAAAATTAGAACTGGAAGATCCTGACGagtattttattcaattggCTAGTGGTGACTATCACACACTGGGCCTAACTCAAAAAGGGAATATTTATACATGGGGAATTGAGAGTCAGTCATGTGGTTGTCTGGGACTAGGCTCACAAGATAGGAGAAATACTCCACATAATTTCATAACTCTTCAAAATGTTACAGTTCAAAGGCCGGCTAAGATTGACCTTGGAGAAAACCGAACTTGTGTAGCTGTTGCAGCAGGTGGCTGGCAGTCTGGTGCAATcattataaataataacGATAGCTCGAGATCATGA
- the DUG2 gene encoding glutamine amidotransferase subunit DUG2 (CAGL0B03289g~Ortholog(s) have glutathione hydrolase activity, omega peptidase activity, role in glutathione catabolic process and cytoplasm, glutathione hydrolase complex, nuclear periphery localization) codes for MSANSDLIHRWSHTYSILSILPFPKKKLLIAGTQDSKILVFDLPAYNLIETIKLGEISENNTRSSVLSLAKSKNEKYLFSAGADSLVRVWRVGSRDSHHGVCLTEMATIYSVTDIGDIFSMKYLDSLDTLVFGCQNASLLFLENLCERMCIAQKSSTRDMNRLPHRRYDKFFDSQGPTGTGSKKPNYGDSGTDSGDDSDTQNVILEVPSENIVPYAHNGFIYSICKLDNEFHSFFSTQRSDDTNVEYITSASGDGINKIWKFSGRANTVTITFMDIQLDNHDSVISQAVEFPFLYSGLTQGIINIWDLSTRELVSTIKTKNDDDITSISVYKDHIFAIDESGINMIYENQAIHWNPNQGKILSSEIFEKSNSNHSLTVYLLAGGNDGSLTLWDVSTLMETGFTMRPSTLSANSSNISYYSTKSSSASPVNNEEMLETLKTLIQFQTVSQCKSTLHQMALRKCATFLQQLFTSLGATNCQLLPSTKGSSPIVTAKFIGSQTQDKKKCILWYGHYDVIDAGDTQNWQSDPFTLTCENGYMKGRGVTDNKGPLVSAIYSVTNLHRRGELLNDVIFLVEGSEECGSPGFAQVCREFRERLDTAIDWIFLSNSTWVDENNPCLNYGLRGVINAKLTISSDAPDRHSGVDGGVHREPTADLINVVSKLQDTDGRVLIPDFYSPVKEIDQEEYERFQKIIEIADINRDTTADDLVTNWAKPSLSLTSMKISGPGNVTVIPQTASIGLSIRLVPGQHVAKIKEDLFKYIRDCFDTLNTENHLEIELLNEAEPWLGDPNNHAYRVLRDELALAWEKEPLFVREGGSIPCLRTLEHIFQAPAVQIPCGQSTDNAHLNNENLRIKNWTKMAEILDNVINKL; via the coding sequence ATGTCTGCCAACTCAGATTTGATACATAGGTGGTCCCACACTTATTCTATTTTGTCGATACTGCCGTTTCCGAAAAAGAAGCTGCTTATTGCGGGTACTCAGGATTCGAAGATCCTGGTGTTTGATCTACCTGCATACAATTTGATTGAAACAATTAAGCTAGGTGAGATAAGTGAGAATAATACTAGATCTAGTGTCCTTTCTTTGGCCAAATCTAAAAATGAGAAATACTTGTTTTCCGCCGGAGCTGACTCATTAGTGAGAGTGTGGCGTGTGGGTTCCAGAGACAGTCACCATGGGGTTTGCTTGACGGAAATGGCAACTATATACTCTGTGACTGATATAGGTGACATATTTTCtatgaaatatttggaCTCCTTAGATACTTTGGTATTTGGTTGCCAAAACGCAAGCTTGCTATTCTTAGAGAATCTATGTGAAAGAATGTGTATTGCTCAAAAGAGCTCTACAAGAGATATGAATAGATTACCACACCGTAGGTAcgataaattttttgattcaCAAGGACCCACTGGTACGGGTTCCAAGAAACCAAATTATGGTGATTCTGGGACAGATTCCGGTGACGACAGTGATACACAAAATGTAATATTAGAAGTACCCTCAGAAAACATTGTGCCATACGCACATAATGGTTTCATTTATTCGATCTGCAAACTGGATAATGAGTTTCATTCATTTTTCTCAACTCAGAGATCTGATGACACAAATGTGGAATACATAACATCAGCAAGCGGGGATGGAATTAATAAGATATGGAAATTTTCTGGCAGGGCCAATACTGTTACCATTACTTTTATGGATATTCAATTAGATAATCATGATAGCGTAATATCGCAGGCTGTTGAATTTCCATTTCTGTATTCGGGCCTGACTCAAGgtataattaatatatgGGATTTAAGCACTAGGGAACTAGTCTCTACAATCAAGACGAAAAATGACGATGATATCACGTCTATTTCAGTTTATAAGGACCATATTTTTGCTATCGACGAATCTGGGataaatatgatatatGAAAATCAAGCTATACACTGGAATCCCAATCAAGGTAAAATTTTAAGCtctgaaatatttgagaaGAGCAACTCTAACCATTCTTTAACTGTATATTTGTTGGCTGGTGGAAATGACGGTTCTTTAACCTTATGGGATGTTTCAACACTAATGGAAACAGGTTTTACCATGAGACCCTCTACCTTATCTGCAAACTCTTCGAACATATCATATTACTCTACCAAATCGTCATCAGCATCCCCAGTGAACAATGAAGAAATGCTAGAAACTTTGAAAACCTtaattcaatttcaaactGTTTCACAGTGCAAATCTACACTACATCAGATGGCTTTAAGAAAATGTGCCACCTTCTTGCAGCAACTTTTTACCTCTCTAGGTGCAACTAACTGCCAACTTTTGCCATCAACGAAAGGCAGTAGTCCTATTGTAACTGCAAAGTTTATTGGATCTCAAACTCaggacaaaaaaaaatgcattcTTTGGTATGGGCATTATGATGTTATAGATGCCGGTGACACACAAAATTGGCAGAGTGATCCATTTACTTTAACTTGTGAGAATGGCTACATGAAAGGTCGTGGTGTAACAGACAATAAGGGCCCATTAGTCAGTGCGATATATAGTGTAACAAATTTGCACAGAAGAGGAGAGCTTTTAAATgatgttatatttttagtCGAGGGTAGTGAAGAATGTGGGTCACCAGGTTTTGCACAGGTATGCAGAGAATTTAGAGAAAGATTAGATACCGCTATAGACTGGATATTTTTGAGCAACTCTACATGGGTTGACGAGAATAACCCTTGCTTGAATTACGGACTAAGAGGTGTGATCAACGCTAAACTGACAATCTCTAGTGATGCCCCAGACAGACATTCAGGTGTTGATGGTGGTGTACATAGAGAACCAACAGCCGACTTGATCAATGTGGTATCGAAGTTGCAGGATACTGATGGGAGAGTACTTATACCCGACTTCTATTCACCTGTCAAAGAGATTGACCAAGAAGAGTATGAGAGATTTCAGAAAATCATCGAAATTGCTGACATTAACAGAGACACAACAGCGGATGATCTGGTCACAAACTGGGCTAAACCATCATTATCATTGACATCAATGAAAATCAGTGGTCCAGGAAACGTAACGGTTATACCTCAAACAGCAAGCATTGGCCTCTCAATAAGGCTTGTTCCTGGCCAGCACGTTGCAAAGATCAAAGAGGACCTTTTTAAGTACATCAGGGATTGTTTTGATACTCTCAACACTGAGAATCATTTAGAGATAGAGCTTTTAAATGAAGCCGAGCCTTGGCTGGGAGACCCAAACAATCATGCCTACAGAGTCCTAAGAGACGAACTAGCATTGGCATGGGAGAAAGAGCCTCTGTTCGTGAGAGAAGGTGGTTCTATCCCATGCTTGCGAACACTGGAACATATCTTCCAAGCACCGGCAGTACAAATTCCGTGTGGTCAGTCAACAGATAACGCCCATTTGAATAACGAAAACTTACGAATCAAAAACTGGACCAAAATGGCAGAAATACTAGACAACGTAATAAACAAGCTGTAG
- the MRPL27 gene encoding mitochondrial 54S ribosomal protein mL41 (CAGL0B03267g~Ortholog(s) have structural constituent of ribosome activity and mitochondrial large ribosomal subunit localization), producing the protein MLKATGVNLFQGSRTTLLTRPWVKYRDGTLFYGESKAGNKRTPLTTKQGNKDMYKGTRSSGIGRHTRKGGYVIEWRKVRTFVTPKDYNMDLKPLVSHNVPELKHHFKGYKGGIMDAQLYADKLKEYVLKGRIQSEASDVDCYIERG; encoded by the coding sequence ATGCTGAAAGCTACTGGTGTTAACTTGTTTCAGGGATCTAGGACGACGCTTCTTACTCGTCCTTGGGTGAAGTATCGGGATGGTACATTGTTCTATGGTGAGTCTAAGGCAGGTAACAAAAGGACACCTTTGACCACCAAACAAGGTAATAAAGATATGTATAAAGGTACTAGGTCTTCTGGTATTGGTAGACATACTAGGAAAGGTGGGTATGTGATCGAGTGGAGGAAAGTTCGTACTTTTGTCACGCCGAAGGATTATAATATGGATTTGAAGCCTCTTGTAAGTCATAATGTACCAGAGTTGAAACACCATTTTAAGGGATATAAAGGTGGTATTATGGATGCGCAACTGTATGCTGATAAGTTGAAGGAATATGTTCTAAAAGGTAGGATACAAAGCGAGGCAAGTGATGTGGATTGCTACATTGAGCGAGGTTAG